From a region of the Pectobacterium aquaticum genome:
- a CDS encoding BRO-N domain-containing protein — MTSKNNDLNGQGFAHPKNGQSDIFSVGEQDISVIKFEGAKVRVVNISGEPWFVAKDVCQALEIADHKVPLRRLGEHEKVGYSVPTLAGMQKMATVSESGFYKLIARSRKASVEGTAAYRFSEWVFGEVIPSIRKTGSYGVPWAFLHDFTQRKQSYLKQASKKGRDLQACKQQKQRLNTEEEQLWREYQPALPLAGGSDHD, encoded by the coding sequence ATGACATCAAAAAATAATGACCTTAACGGTCAGGGATTTGCTCACCCTAAAAACGGCCAGAGCGATATTTTCAGTGTGGGTGAACAGGATATTTCTGTTATCAAATTTGAAGGTGCAAAAGTGCGGGTGGTGAATATTTCTGGTGAACCGTGGTTTGTAGCCAAAGACGTTTGCCAGGCACTGGAGATAGCCGATCACAAAGTGCCACTGCGTCGACTTGGTGAGCATGAAAAGGTGGGGTACTCAGTACCCACCCTTGCCGGTATGCAGAAGATGGCGACTGTTTCAGAGTCAGGCTTCTACAAACTCATTGCCCGCAGCCGTAAGGCTTCCGTTGAGGGAACGGCAGCCTATCGCTTTAGTGAATGGGTATTTGGTGAGGTTATTCCGTCCATTCGTAAAACAGGCTCTTACGGTGTGCCGTGGGCATTCCTGCATGACTTCACGCAACGTAAACAATCCTACCTCAAACAGGCCAGTAAGAAAGGCCGCGATCTGCAAGCCTGCAAACAGCAGAAGCAACGCTTAAACACGGAAGAGGAACAGCTATGGCGTGAGTATCAGCCAGCCTTACCACTGGCGGGAGGTAGCGATCATGATTAA
- a CDS encoding helix-turn-helix transcriptional regulator has product MSISLIRLSEAQRRTGYSKAWIYKLIAQGRFPHPVKIGSRSVAFIKSEIDEWINQRIAESRGEVA; this is encoded by the coding sequence ATGTCAATATCACTCATACGATTATCTGAAGCCCAGCGTCGTACTGGCTACAGTAAAGCATGGATCTACAAACTCATTGCACAAGGCCGCTTCCCGCATCCAGTAAAAATCGGTTCACGTTCCGTCGCGTTTATTAAAAGCGAGATCGATGAATGGATTAATCAGCGTATTGCTGAATCGCGTGGTGAGGTGGCTTGA